A single region of the Malaclemys terrapin pileata isolate rMalTer1 chromosome 2, rMalTer1.hap1, whole genome shotgun sequence genome encodes:
- the BAG4 gene encoding BAG family molecular chaperone regulator 4, with translation MSALRRLLYGPEAERARPEPEPPPGPWGMEARACPQHRAAGPAWPGGSYCPVGGSGWDRPGRGGPQEQPPYPGYGSNYWNSAVQPRVPYPSPYPAGPELQSQGLESPYTNGAYGAPAAAPHYANLPQSNTYYSSGHPRASYPAESPSMYRPPSAASHWHYPPPDCPPEGPSLRRQAPGYSPPPTPGMPAPHFPYGGDTNPGIPQLGPPPPPQPRPQDESWASSGIYGMQPRYAWPAASTSQGSSFVSESSPSWPGNGAPSPHPPAHDTKDTTYDKPDPGANHNNYFPEVNHQPSGTMNDHKSTQFNTKPSHFNPKVQYSAQPQMYDNVPRKPPLNQDAGFKPSDQPLSKSLGMQPGIQRVMQVMEEVEQLEQEVDEFVGKKTDKAYRLLEEMLTKELLELDSIETRGQDNVRQARKEAVHRIQAILEKLEKKGL, from the exons ATGTCTGCCCTGCGGCGGCTGCTCTACGGCCCCGAGGCGGAGCGGgctcggccggagccggagccgcccccGGGTCCCTGGGGCATGGAAGCCCGGGCGTGCCCGCAGCACCGCGCGGCCGGGCCAGCCTGGCCCGGGGGCAGCTACTGCCCCGTGGGGGGGAGCGGCTGGGACAGGCCCGGCCGGGGCGGCCCCCAG GAGCAGCCTCCTTATCCTGGATATGGTTCCAACTACTGGAACTCTGCGGTGCAGCCTAGAGTTCCCTACCCAAGTCCGTACCCTGCTGGACCTGAGTTACAAAGCCAG GGACTGGAGTCTCCCTACACAAATGGAGCCTATGGGGCCCCTGCGGCTGCTCCACACTATGCTAATCTGCCACAGTCAAACACTTACTATTCTTCAGGGCACCCTCGGGCCTCCTACCCGGCAGAGTCTCCGAGCATGTACCGACCGCCATCGGCAGCCTCGCATTGGCATTATCCCCCACCAGACTGCCCCCCGGAAGGCCCCTCTCTCAGGAGGCAGGCCCCAGGATACTCCCCACCACCG ACCCCAGGTATGCCTGCCCCACACTTTCCATATGGAGGAGATACCAACCCTGGCATTCCACAGCTagggccaccaccaccaccacaaccaaGACCCCAGGATGAATCGTGGGCTTCCTCTGGCATCTATGGAATGCAGCCACGTTATGCCTGGCCTGCTGCTTCGACATCCCAAGGAAGTTCATTTGTTTCAGAATCCTCTCCATCCTGGCCTGGCAATGGAGCTCCTTCTCCGCATCCTCCAGCTCATGATACAAAG GATACTACTTATGACAAACCAGACCCAGGAGCAAACCACAACAACTACTTCCCAGAAGTCAATCATCAGCCCTCTGGGACAATGAATGATCATAAGTCAACTCAATTCAACACCAAACCATCCCATTTCAATCCCAAAGTGCAATACAGTGCACAGCCCCAAATGTATGATAATGTACCTAGGAAACCACCTTTGAACCAGGATGCAGGTTTTAAACCCAGCGACCAGCCTTTGTCAAAATCCCTGGGAATGCAGCCAGGGATTCAAAGAGTTATGCAAGTTATGGAGGAGGTCGAGCAGTTGGAGCAAGAGGTGGATGAATTTGTAGGAAAAAAGACAGACAAAGCATACCGGCTCCTGGAGGAAATGCTGACCAAGGAGCTGTTGGAACTGGATTCCATAGAGACTCGTGGCCAGGACAATGTTCGACAGGCTAGGAAGGAGGCTGTTCATAGAATCCAGGCCATactggaaaaactggaaaaaaagggATTGTGA